A DNA window from Acetobacter aceti NBRC 14818 contains the following coding sequences:
- a CDS encoding M3 family oligoendopeptidase yields the protein MVDQAPFPHPHARLRPLSAQVSLSANTTSSRPSTDMSPPRWDLSDLYTSPDSPAVKADLDRAAAEAKAFAGQYKGTIASLSGADLAKAIETCQTINEILGKVGSFASLSFSADMTDPETGKFSQAVRECISDISADLLFFTLELNTIEEDVLEAKLSSSSTLAHWRPFLRDHRMFRPHQLPDDIEQVLLEKSVTGASAWCRLFDEQITALRVSLDGREMPLGEALNQMSDQDRSRREAAGKAVGKALEGDIRLFSLVTNTLAKDKAISDKMRRYPRPESYRNVSNMVEDEVVDALVSAVTNDFPRLSHRYYGLKAKWLGLDKLEHWDRNAPLPGMREKDIPWTDAKAIVQQAYEKFDPALGEIVSEFFDKPWIDAAPVPGKSPGAFAHPVVPSVHPYVLMNYRGRTRDVMTLAHELGHGVHQKLAAKQGYFLSSTPLTLAETASVFGEMLTFQYLLDAEKDPVQKRLLLAAKVEDMLNTVVRQIAFYQFESRVHHARREGELLPEQIGAIWRDVQTESLGPAFNFTPEYDTYWAYVPHFVHTPFYVYAYAFGDCLVNALYGVYQQGKPGFREKYRAMLEAGGTKRHSELLAPFGLDASDPAFWRKGLDVISGFIDQLKEA from the coding sequence ATGGTAGATCAGGCTCCCTTCCCCCATCCGCACGCTCGACTGCGGCCCCTTTCCGCTCAGGTTTCGCTTTCGGCGAACACCACATCATCCAGGCCGAGCACAGATATGTCCCCGCCTCGCTGGGACCTGTCCGACCTGTATACGAGTCCCGACTCGCCTGCGGTAAAGGCCGATCTGGATCGTGCGGCTGCCGAGGCCAAGGCGTTTGCGGGGCAGTATAAAGGCACCATCGCCTCTCTCTCCGGCGCGGATCTGGCGAAGGCGATCGAGACCTGCCAGACGATCAACGAAATCCTCGGCAAGGTCGGCTCCTTCGCGTCCCTGTCCTTCTCCGCCGATATGACTGATCCCGAAACGGGCAAATTCAGTCAGGCCGTGCGTGAGTGTATCTCCGACATTTCGGCGGACCTGCTGTTCTTCACTCTGGAACTGAACACCATTGAAGAGGATGTGCTGGAAGCAAAACTGTCTTCCTCCTCCACGCTGGCGCACTGGCGGCCATTCTTGCGTGACCACCGGATGTTCCGTCCGCATCAGTTACCGGACGACATAGAGCAGGTGCTGCTGGAAAAATCCGTAACTGGCGCATCCGCCTGGTGCCGTCTTTTCGACGAGCAGATCACGGCCCTCCGTGTGTCACTGGACGGACGGGAAATGCCGCTTGGCGAAGCCCTGAACCAGATGTCGGATCAGGATCGCAGCCGACGCGAAGCCGCTGGCAAGGCCGTCGGCAAGGCGCTGGAAGGCGATATCAGACTGTTTTCTCTGGTGACCAACACGCTCGCCAAGGACAAGGCCATTTCCGACAAGATGCGACGTTACCCACGTCCCGAGTCCTATCGCAATGTCTCCAACATGGTGGAAGACGAGGTCGTGGATGCTCTTGTTTCCGCTGTGACGAACGACTTCCCTCGCCTGTCGCATCGTTATTACGGACTGAAAGCAAAATGGCTCGGTCTGGACAAGCTGGAACACTGGGACCGCAACGCACCACTGCCGGGAATGCGTGAGAAGGATATTCCGTGGACGGACGCCAAGGCGATCGTGCAGCAGGCTTATGAAAAATTTGATCCGGCGCTGGGTGAAATTGTCAGCGAGTTTTTCGACAAGCCCTGGATCGATGCCGCACCCGTTCCGGGAAAGTCACCGGGCGCTTTCGCCCATCCGGTCGTGCCTTCGGTCCATCCCTATGTTCTGATGAACTATCGCGGGCGCACACGGGACGTCATGACACTGGCGCATGAACTCGGACATGGCGTGCATCAGAAACTTGCCGCGAAGCAGGGCTATTTTCTCTCATCGACACCCCTGACGTTGGCGGAAACGGCGAGTGTGTTCGGCGAGATGCTGACTTTCCAGTATCTGCTCGATGCGGAAAAAGACCCTGTTCAGAAAAGACTTCTCCTCGCCGCCAAGGTTGAGGACATGCTGAACACCGTTGTCCGCCAGATCGCATTCTATCAGTTTGAAAGCCGCGTGCATCACGCCCGCCGTGAAGGCGAACTGCTTCCTGAGCAGATTGGGGCTATCTGGCGCGACGTTCAGACCGAAAGCCTCGGTCCGGCCTTCAACTTCACACCTGAGTATGACACCTACTGGGCTTACGTTCCCCACTTCGTGCATACGCCATTCTATGTCTATGCCTATGCTTTTGGAGACTGCCTAGTGAATGCGCTGTATGGCGTCTATCAGCAGGGTAAGCCGGGTTTCCGGGAGAAATATCGTGCAATGCTGGAGGCTGGTGGTACCAAACGCCACAGCGAGCTTCTGGCGCCTTTCGGCCTTGATGCTAGTGATCCCGCCTTCTGGCGCAAGGGGCTGGATGTGATTTCGGGCTTTATTGATCAGTTGAAGGAAGCCTGA
- a CDS encoding ABC1 kinase family protein, whose protein sequence is MAEKDLDTTGLFGEFRRMVRTTGTVGGIAARMAGHRLGFKGDGAAHAEDLKAILGGLKGPLMKAAQLLATIPGALPDEYATELAQLQSNAPPMGWSFVRRRMAAELGPDWQKNFREFGREAAAAASLGQVHKAVLQNGEVVACKLQYPDMTTTVEADLKQFRMAMGVYHKLDNAIRQDDVIEELTDRLREELDYKREAANLRLYDIMLKNSAAVTIPKTVDALCTRRLLTMEWVNGQGLQKVLDTNPTQEERNTMARALFEAWYVPLYRYGIIHGDPHMGNFTVREDFGFNLLDFGTIRVFRPRFIRGIIELCEALRTKDEDRAAHAYEMWGFTGLSRETMTVLNEWASFLYEPLMEDRERTINENAETIFGRDIAGRVHTGLQKTGGVKPPREFVLVDRSAIGLGSVFMRIGAKLNWHRMFQDLIADFDEDALAARQAEVLKAAGLSEFINK, encoded by the coding sequence ATGGCGGAAAAAGATCTCGATACGACAGGCCTGTTCGGAGAATTTCGCCGGATGGTCCGCACGACCGGCACAGTCGGCGGCATCGCCGCCCGCATGGCGGGACACCGGCTTGGTTTCAAGGGTGATGGCGCAGCCCACGCAGAAGATCTGAAAGCCATTCTCGGCGGGCTCAAGGGGCCGCTGATGAAGGCGGCACAGCTTCTCGCCACCATCCCCGGCGCGCTGCCTGACGAATATGCGACGGAGCTGGCCCAGCTTCAGTCCAATGCGCCGCCTATGGGCTGGAGCTTTGTGCGTCGACGCATGGCGGCCGAGCTTGGCCCTGACTGGCAAAAGAACTTTCGCGAGTTCGGTCGGGAAGCAGCAGCGGCTGCCAGCCTCGGACAGGTCCACAAGGCGGTTCTGCAGAATGGCGAAGTTGTCGCCTGCAAGCTGCAATATCCGGACATGACGACCACAGTCGAGGCTGATCTTAAGCAGTTTCGGATGGCCATGGGTGTTTACCACAAGCTGGACAACGCCATTCGTCAGGACGACGTGATTGAAGAGCTGACAGACCGTCTGAGAGAAGAGCTTGATTACAAACGTGAAGCCGCGAACCTTCGGCTTTACGATATCATGCTGAAGAACTCGGCTGCCGTTACCATTCCAAAAACCGTAGATGCACTTTGCACCCGTCGCCTTCTGACCATGGAATGGGTCAATGGTCAGGGACTCCAGAAGGTTCTTGACACCAACCCGACGCAGGAGGAGCGCAACACCATGGCGCGTGCGCTTTTCGAAGCGTGGTACGTGCCGCTTTATCGCTACGGCATCATTCACGGCGACCCGCATATGGGCAATTTCACGGTTCGTGAGGATTTCGGTTTCAATCTTCTTGATTTCGGCACGATCCGGGTTTTCCGTCCTCGTTTCATCCGTGGCATTATCGAACTTTGTGAAGCCCTGCGCACGAAAGATGAAGATCGTGCAGCCCATGCTTACGAGATGTGGGGCTTCACCGGCCTGTCACGTGAAACGATGACCGTCCTCAATGAGTGGGCCAGTTTCCTCTATGAGCCGCTGATGGAAGATCGCGAACGCACCATCAATGAAAATGCCGAAACGATCTTTGGACGCGACATCGCCGGACGTGTTCATACCGGCCTGCAAAAAACAGGTGGCGTCAAACCTCCGCGTGAATTTGTTCTTGTCGATCGTTCAGCCATTGGCCTCGGTTCCGTCTTCATGCGGATTGGAGCAAAACTGAATTGGCACAGAATGTTCCAGGATCTTATTGCTGATTTTGATGAGGACGCTCTGGCTGCCCGTCAGGCTGAAGTCCTCAAGGCTGCCGGACTGTCAGAGTTCATCAATAAATAA
- a CDS encoding putative bifunctional diguanylate cyclase/phosphodiesterase, producing the protein MLRLLPFHLTANIISAPLTLSFIETRHPVYGVILLIIIEILVLSYTFFIWFFQNTALSKKNFTIFTTLLGLCWASLPVIVFPNGSDQEQTLIAGDIVALIATSLSISPFFCGTVALATTMIVGCIVALFWAWLLQPDTLYVVLMMLLGIYAAFILGLGRAVSTLLQRYIITSLELEEQTEIVRLMLRRSDQSVGEWVWETDVSGRLTCNIPALEAIFQNTGNLSGKQFLTTLEEYVAAQAQWHHLAECIQSRLFFRDLIVSLRSTHSIRVFSLTGHPLFNNDEFTGYRGIGADITKDYALDQQASFRAAHDSLTGLPNRYSYEDFFRGALVRLSREHAPFALLALDLDKFKPINDTLGHAVGDLALIEISKRLQACVKNSDMLFRIGGDEMMLIHHHATLDSATDLATQLINEVARPLFIAETVIHCSISSGIALAPVAGSNESSLQEAADLALYEAKRQGGNTYRVFVPSYRAVADSRRDLIRDLREAIRTHSITLHYQPIINAQTRHLAGFEALARWTHPILGPIPPDRFIRLAEEAGLMHDLGVSLLAEACLTALSWPNDLWISVNISVEQLYHRNFIQEIKRILKETSYPPKRLQLEVIETIFMESDAATYGVLQELNILGIRIVLDDFGKGYSSLGYLRFFPFSKIKLDASFVRDMLSDSRSAAIVSAVIALAGDLGVAVTAEGVETEEYFYRLSSKGCTEVQGYLFGYAMPKERVSSFIEENCRKVPFFIQSTQPS; encoded by the coding sequence TTGCTGCGTCTGCTTCCTTTTCATCTGACAGCCAATATCATCAGCGCACCACTGACTTTGTCTTTCATTGAAACGCGTCATCCCGTTTACGGGGTTATTCTTCTCATCATCATTGAAATTCTGGTTTTAAGTTACACCTTTTTCATATGGTTCTTTCAGAACACGGCTCTTTCCAAAAAAAACTTTACGATCTTCACCACGCTTCTTGGACTGTGCTGGGCCAGCCTCCCTGTCATCGTGTTCCCTAACGGGTCCGATCAGGAGCAGACGCTGATCGCAGGTGACATCGTCGCCCTGATTGCAACATCCCTGTCCATATCGCCGTTTTTCTGCGGAACTGTTGCTCTCGCCACCACCATGATTGTTGGTTGCATCGTTGCCCTGTTCTGGGCCTGGCTCCTGCAACCAGATACACTGTATGTGGTGCTCATGATGCTCCTCGGCATTTATGCAGCTTTTATTCTTGGACTGGGGCGGGCCGTTTCCACTCTTCTTCAGCGCTATATCATCACCAGTCTGGAACTTGAGGAACAGACTGAAATCGTCCGACTAATGCTGCGTCGTTCAGATCAGAGCGTCGGCGAATGGGTATGGGAAACTGACGTCAGTGGGCGTCTGACCTGCAACATCCCGGCACTTGAGGCCATTTTTCAAAATACCGGCAATCTGTCGGGAAAACAGTTTCTGACAACACTCGAAGAGTATGTGGCGGCACAGGCCCAGTGGCATCATCTAGCAGAATGCATACAGTCACGTCTGTTTTTCCGCGATCTGATTGTCTCACTCAGAAGCACGCACTCGATCCGCGTTTTCTCCCTCACCGGACATCCTCTTTTCAACAATGATGAATTCACGGGATATCGCGGCATCGGGGCCGATATCACCAAGGATTATGCACTGGATCAGCAGGCTTCGTTCAGAGCGGCCCATGATAGTCTGACCGGATTGCCAAACCGGTATTCATACGAAGATTTTTTCAGAGGTGCTCTTGTCCGCCTCTCCCGTGAACACGCGCCTTTTGCGCTTCTGGCGCTGGATCTCGACAAGTTCAAACCCATCAATGACACGCTGGGACACGCTGTTGGTGATCTTGCATTGATCGAGATTTCAAAACGCCTGCAGGCCTGCGTGAAAAACAGTGATATGCTGTTTCGTATTGGAGGCGATGAAATGATGCTCATTCATCATCACGCTACCCTCGACTCAGCCACAGATCTTGCTACGCAGCTCATAAACGAAGTCGCCAGACCGCTGTTCATCGCGGAAACCGTCATTCACTGTTCCATCAGCAGCGGCATCGCCCTTGCGCCTGTTGCGGGTTCCAATGAAAGCTCCCTGCAGGAGGCGGCAGATCTCGCTCTGTATGAGGCAAAACGACAAGGCGGCAACACCTATCGCGTGTTCGTACCCTCCTACAGAGCTGTTGCAGATTCCCGCAGAGATCTGATCCGTGATCTGCGGGAAGCCATCCGGACACACAGCATCACGCTTCATTATCAACCCATCATCAATGCGCAGACGCGTCATCTCGCGGGCTTTGAGGCCCTTGCCCGCTGGACCCATCCCATTCTCGGCCCCATTCCCCCGGACCGCTTCATCCGTCTCGCAGAAGAGGCCGGCCTGATGCATGATCTGGGAGTTTCGCTTCTTGCTGAAGCCTGCCTTACAGCGCTTTCCTGGCCGAATGATCTGTGGATATCGGTCAATATTTCCGTCGAGCAGCTCTATCATCGTAATTTCATTCAGGAAATCAAACGGATCCTGAAGGAAACTTCCTATCCACCCAAGCGTCTCCAGCTTGAAGTCATCGAAACCATTTTCATGGAGTCTGATGCCGCGACTTATGGAGTGCTGCAGGAACTGAATATCCTCGGCATCCGGATTGTTCTTGACGATTTTGGAAAAGGCTATTCTTCCCTTGGATATCTGAGGTTTTTTCCGTTCTCCAAAATCAAGCTCGATGCAAGCTTTGTGCGGGATATGCTGTCGGACTCCCGCAGCGCCGCCATTGTCAGCGCCGTGATTGCGCTGGCAGGCGATCTCGGGGTGGCCGTCACAGCGGAAGGCGTCGAAACAGAAGAATATTTCTACAGACTGAGCAGCAAAGGCTGCACGGAAGTACAGGGCTATCTCTTCGGCTACGCCATGCCGAAGGAGCGGGTTTCATCCTTCATCGAAGAAAACTGTCGCAAGGTTCCCTTCTTCATTCAAAGCACGCAGCCATCGTGA
- a CDS encoding NADPH-dependent FMN reductase, whose translation MNIDSGLNFSVLLGSLRKSSLNAAVARALPDLAPPGITITPLGSIGEFPHYNTDVQDEGFPAPVLAMARQIAASDGVIIVTPEYNYSMPGVLKNAIDWLSRVSPQPFVGKPVAIETASPGLIGGARAQYHLRQSLVFLDAFVLNKPEAMIGQATQKIDPESLQLTDVGTREFLTRQISALAALAKRVRE comes from the coding sequence ATGAATATAGATTCCGGACTGAACTTTTCCGTTCTTTTAGGAAGTCTGCGCAAATCATCGCTCAATGCAGCGGTTGCTCGTGCACTGCCTGATCTGGCGCCTCCAGGCATAACGATCACGCCTCTCGGATCGATCGGTGAGTTTCCCCATTACAATACCGACGTGCAGGATGAAGGCTTTCCAGCTCCCGTCCTGGCGATGGCTCGGCAGATTGCTGCTTCTGACGGTGTCATCATCGTGACGCCGGAATATAACTATTCCATGCCCGGCGTTCTGAAGAATGCGATCGACTGGCTTTCCCGCGTATCGCCGCAGCCATTCGTCGGCAAACCGGTTGCAATCGAGACAGCCTCACCGGGTCTTATTGGTGGTGCCCGCGCCCAGTATCATCTCCGTCAGTCGCTGGTCTTTCTGGACGCGTTTGTGCTCAACAAGCCGGAAGCGATGATTGGTCAGGCCACGCAGAAAATAGATCCTGAGAGTCTGCAACTGACCGATGTCGGAACACGGGAATTTCTGACCCGTCAGATCAGCGCTCTGGCAGCCCTTGCCAAAAGAGTGCGTGAATAG
- a CDS encoding DEAD/DEAH box helicase produces MPFPDTVPTLAHALAQRGYQEPTPVQEAVLDEKAKGRDLLVSARTGSGKTVAFGLAMANELLDEQGKAAHASTPLALVIAPTRELALQVKSELEWLYADTGARIVSCVGGMEPRKEARALSMGCHIVVGTPGRLCDHLSRKNLNLSGLKVAVLDEADEMLDLGFREELETLLDATPQDRRSFLFSATIAREIARLAKRYQHDALRIDTIGDNEPHTDIEYRAILADQNDTIGAIINTLRLIESPCSMVFCHTREGVRQLHAALLQHGFSSVAISGELGQNERSRAIESLRNGQARVCVATDVAARGIDVPSLGLVIHASLPGSPATLLHRSGRTGRAGRKGICVLVTIPSKKRQADRLLQAAGVDVTWNTAPTLDQIREADTERLITSEALTRETPENVKPLVERLIAERTPEQLAAALVFLWNKGLPQPVKVRPITPSSAPARAPREGGREQREPREPRERKQMEGGSWFKLSVGRADKADPKWLVPVICRLGGVTKKDIGSIRIAPTYTLVEISPEKAQRFAECASAADADEIRIEPAKAPSGNEAPSPRGRAPGSRSPKPRRSGGDPARDSSRKRR; encoded by the coding sequence ATGCCTTTTCCGGACACAGTCCCCACGCTTGCGCACGCTCTCGCCCAACGCGGCTATCAGGAGCCAACGCCCGTTCAGGAGGCAGTGCTGGATGAAAAGGCAAAGGGACGGGATCTTCTCGTCTCGGCGCGTACAGGGTCCGGCAAGACAGTCGCCTTTGGTCTCGCAATGGCCAACGAACTGCTCGATGAGCAGGGCAAGGCTGCACATGCCTCGACACCGCTGGCGCTGGTGATCGCACCGACCCGTGAGCTCGCCCTGCAGGTGAAGAGCGAACTGGAATGGCTTTACGCTGACACAGGCGCGCGCATCGTCTCCTGTGTCGGTGGCATGGAGCCGCGCAAGGAAGCGCGTGCGCTGTCGATGGGCTGCCACATTGTGGTCGGCACGCCGGGTCGTCTGTGCGATCATCTTTCACGGAAAAACCTGAATCTTTCGGGCCTCAAGGTCGCCGTTCTCGACGAAGCCGACGAGATGCTGGATCTCGGTTTCCGCGAAGAACTGGAAACTCTGCTCGACGCCACTCCGCAGGATCGTCGCAGCTTTCTGTTCTCGGCAACGATCGCTCGCGAAATCGCCCGTCTCGCCAAGCGTTATCAGCATGACGCGCTGCGCATTGACACGATCGGCGACAATGAGCCGCATACCGATATCGAATATCGCGCCATTCTTGCCGATCAGAACGACACGATCGGCGCCATTATCAACACGCTGCGGCTGATCGAAAGCCCCTGTTCGATGGTGTTCTGCCACACGCGTGAAGGCGTGCGTCAGTTGCACGCCGCTCTTCTGCAGCACGGCTTCTCTTCCGTCGCGATTTCCGGTGAACTGGGTCAGAATGAGCGTAGCCGTGCGATTGAAAGCCTGCGCAACGGTCAGGCCCGCGTCTGCGTGGCTACCGACGTGGCGGCACGCGGCATTGACGTACCGTCCCTCGGACTGGTGATTCACGCCAGCCTGCCGGGTAGCCCTGCCACGCTGCTACATCGTTCAGGCCGTACTGGCCGTGCTGGCCGCAAGGGCATCTGCGTTCTGGTGACCATCCCGTCGAAGAAGCGTCAGGCTGATCGCCTGCTTCAGGCTGCCGGAGTCGATGTGACGTGGAATACGGCGCCAACGCTGGATCAGATCCGCGAAGCAGACACGGAGCGCCTGATCACCAGTGAGGCTCTGACGCGTGAAACGCCGGAAAACGTAAAGCCGCTTGTTGAACGTCTGATCGCTGAGCGGACGCCAGAGCAACTGGCAGCGGCACTCGTGTTCCTGTGGAACAAGGGTTTGCCCCAGCCTGTCAAAGTGCGGCCGATCACGCCCTCCAGCGCGCCAGCGCGTGCGCCACGAGAGGGTGGGCGTGAGCAGCGTGAACCTCGCGAGCCACGTGAACGGAAGCAGATGGAAGGCGGAAGCTGGTTCAAGCTTTCCGTTGGCCGTGCTGATAAGGCTGACCCCAAGTGGCTGGTGCCGGTCATCTGTCGCCTCGGAGGCGTGACCAAAAAGGATATCGGTTCGATCCGTATCGCACCGACTTATACGCTTGTAGAAATTTCGCCGGAAAAAGCGCAGCGGTTTGCCGAATGCGCTTCCGCTGCCGATGCGGATGAAATCAGGATCGAGCCCGCCAAGGCGCCTTCAGGCAATGAAGCACCTTCACCACGTGGACGGGCTCCGGGCTCGCGCTCACCGAAGCCGCGCCGCTCCGGCGGTGATCCCGCACGTGATTCTTCGCGCAAGCGCCGGTAA